In a single window of the Methanomassiliicoccales archaeon genome:
- a CDS encoding nicotinamide-nucleotide adenylyltransferase, protein MSTINGVDKKMNKPEHFSSCLLIGRFQPFHKGHLEVVRSIAKKCDSLIIGIGSAQYSHTYDNPFTAGERHLMISRALKEEGMGEYFLVPIVDINRYAVWVSHVVSLVPPFEVVFTNNNLTRRLFSEAEYQVRDSPMFNRESYSGTEIRRRMSEGDDWRDLIPTAVAKVIDEIDGVNRIRDLTPRTRTKVEDDSGAGTGEYS, encoded by the coding sequence TTGTCAACCATTAATGGCGTTGACAAGAAAATGAACAAACCGGAGCATTTCTCGAGCTGCCTGCTGATAGGGCGCTTCCAACCTTTCCATAAGGGGCATTTGGAGGTGGTGCGGTCGATCGCCAAGAAATGTGATTCGTTGATCATCGGCATCGGCAGCGCACAATATTCACACACCTATGACAACCCGTTCACCGCCGGAGAGCGGCACCTGATGATCTCCCGGGCCTTGAAGGAGGAGGGAATGGGGGAATACTTCCTGGTGCCCATCGTGGACATCAATCGTTACGCGGTATGGGTCTCCCACGTGGTGTCGCTCGTACCGCCTTTCGAAGTGGTGTTCACCAACAACAATCTCACCCGCAGGCTTTTCTCAGAGGCGGAGTACCAGGTCAGGGACTCGCCCATGTTCAACCGCGAATCGTATTCCGGGACCGAGATAAGACGCAGAATGTCGGAAGGGGATGACTGGAGGGACCTAATTCCAACGGCCGTCGCCAAGGTGATCGATGAGATCGACGGCGTCAACCGGATCAGGGACCTTACCCCTAGAACCAGAACGAAGGTGGAAGATGACTCTGGAGCAGGAACTGGGGAATATAGCTAG
- a CDS encoding CinA family protein yields MTLEQELGNIARAKGITVSLAESCTGGLASDLVTNVPGSSAYFLGALICYSDRSKIEMLGVKEGTITYQGAVSEQCALEMAVGVRNRFHSDLGVSVTGIAGPGGERPGKPVGLVYFAVDDGENVWTERMLFDGDRARVKRSAADYLIGLIIRALS; encoded by the coding sequence ATGACTCTGGAGCAGGAACTGGGGAATATAGCTAGGGCCAAAGGAATTACCGTCTCCCTGGCCGAATCGTGCACTGGTGGGCTAGCCAGTGACCTGGTCACCAACGTTCCGGGGTCCTCGGCATATTTCTTGGGAGCTTTGATCTGCTACAGCGATCGCTCCAAGATAGAAATGTTAGGGGTAAAGGAAGGCACGATCACCTACCAAGGCGCGGTGAGCGAACAGTGCGCACTGGAGATGGCCGTAGGGGTCAGGAACCGGTTCCACTCGGACCTAGGGGTTTCGGTCACCGGTATCGCCGGTCCCGGAGGGGAAAGGCCTGGTAAGCCGGTCGGCCTGGTCTACTTCGCCGTAGATGATGGGGAAAACGTCTGGACCGAAAGGATGTTGTTCGATGGAGATCGTGCCAGGGTCAAGCGTTCCGCGGCAGACTACCTGATAGGTCTGATAATTAGAGCGCTCTCCTGA